One Monomorium pharaonis isolate MP-MQ-018 unplaced genomic scaffold, ASM1337386v2 scaffold_352, whole genome shotgun sequence genomic window carries:
- the LOC118644050 gene encoding ufm1-specific protease 1-like, whose product MIVNYSNNLLKNIHENLTLPDNGETYLVQGDYEYWHYGCDGFNDRGWGCGYRTLQTICSWIINNENLEKNVPSVSKIQEILVEVEDKDRSFIGSREWIGSFEVSVVLNQLYESLSKIIHVSSGKSLIDQVDNIKRHFERFGSPIMMGGDRDCSSKCIVGLHIGNESVYLLIVDPHFVGRAKSAEHLKKDQWVKWQNLTDFIDSSFYNLCLPQLKYRGLGDKQY is encoded by the exons ATGATCGTTAATTATTCCAacaatttgttgaaaaatattcatgaaaATTTAACCTTACCAGATAATGGCGAGACATACTTGGTGCAAGGAGATTACGAGTATTGGCATTATGGTTGCGACGGTTTTAATGATAGg GGTTGGGGATGCGGATATAGGACACTTCAAACTATTTGCTCAtggattataaataatgagaatttagaaaaaaatgttccaAGCGTTAGTAAAATACAAGAGATCCTTGTCGAGGTGGAGGATAAAGACAGATCGTTTATCGGATCGAGAGAATGGATAGGAAGCTTTGAA GTATCCGTTGTTTTAAATCAACTTTACGAAAGTCTTAGCAAAATAATTCACGTCTCGAGCGGGAAGAGCTTGATCGACCAAGTGGATAACATTAAAAGACACTTTGAGCGATTTGGCAGTCCAATTATGATGGGTGGGGACAGAGACTGCTCTAGCAAATGTATAGTAGGATTGCATATCGGAAACGAAAGTGTGTATCTGTTAATTGTGGATCCGCACTTTGTCGGAAGAGCGAAAAGTGCGGAGCACTTGAAGAAAGATCAATGGGTAAAGTGGCAAAATTTGACTGATTTCATCGATAGCTCATTTTACAATCTGTGTCTACCGCAACTCAAGTACCGTGGACTGGGcgataaacaatattaa